One window from the genome of Buchnera aphidicola str. Ua (Uroleucon ambrosiae) encodes:
- the rnt gene encoding ribonuclease T, translating to MSTTQEFNLLSNRFRTFYPVVIDIETAGFNAHTDAVLEIAIITLKMDDLGWLHKENTLHFHIKPFKGSIINSDAIAFNKIDPFNPLRGAISEKQAIQSIFDIVNKGIKIQGCSRGIVVAHNANFDHNFLMAAIHRANIKNNPFHPFVTFDTASLSGLVVGQTVLAKACKAIGLSFDNNQAHSALYDTLQTANLFCALVNRWKKLGGWPIHLIKK from the coding sequence ATGTCTACAACTCAAGAATTCAATTTATTAAGTAATAGATTTCGTACATTTTATCCTGTTGTCATAGATATTGAAACAGCAGGATTTAATGCACATACTGATGCAGTATTAGAAATTGCAATAATTACATTAAAAATGGATGATTTAGGATGGTTACATAAAGAAAATACACTACATTTTCATATCAAACCATTTAAAGGATCTATAATTAACTCTGATGCAATAGCTTTTAATAAAATTGATCCATTTAATCCATTACGCGGTGCGATTAGTGAAAAACAAGCAATTCAATCTATATTTGACATAGTAAATAAAGGAATTAAAATACAAGGATGTAGTCGGGGGATTGTTGTAGCACATAATGCTAATTTTGATCATAATTTTTTAATGGCTGCTATTCACAGAGCAAATATAAAAAATAATCCTTTTCATCCATTTGTAACATTTGATACAGCATCATTAAGTGGATTAGTAGTAGGTCAAACAGTATTAGCTAAAGCTTGTAAAGCTATTGGATTATCATTTGATAATAATCAAGCTCATTCCGCATTGTATGATACTTTGCAAACCGCTAATCTTTTTTGTGCATTAGTCAATCGTTGGAAAAAATTAGGTGGATGGCCTATTCATTTAATTAAAAAATAA
- a CDS encoding nucleotide exchange factor GrpE, whose product MKNHQDEQVLDNKKTNIKNTITCQNKKIEDLKLQLSNNQNKINDITLRKLANIENIKKNTQQQIKNIKQTELETFLKTIIPIIDSLEDIVILSNELEKKDQPLIEGIALTLQSLLNILYKLGVKIEGKKNDIFNPKLHNSILIQSSSNTPPGHIISVQKNGLTFNKILLRKAIVTISKK is encoded by the coding sequence ATGAAAAATCATCAAGATGAACAAGTTTTAGATAATAAAAAAACAAATATAAAAAACACAATTACATGTCAAAATAAAAAAATAGAAGATTTAAAATTGCAATTATCAAACAATCAAAATAAAATTAATGATATTACACTACGTAAATTAGCAAATATAGAAAATATAAAAAAAAATACACAACAACAAATAAAGAACATTAAACAAACTGAATTAGAAACATTTTTAAAAACGATCATTCCTATCATCGATTCTTTAGAAGATATCGTAATATTATCTAATGAATTAGAAAAAAAAGATCAACCTTTAATAGAAGGTATCGCTTTAACATTACAATCTTTGCTAAATATACTATATAAATTAGGTGTAAAAATTGAAGGCAAAAAAAATGACATCTTTAATCCTAAACTACATAATTCGATTTTAATTCAATCATCTTCAAATACACCACCTGGTCATATTATTTCTGTTCAAAAAAATGGATTAACTTTTAATAAAATATTATTACGTAAAGCTATTGTAACTATTTCTAAAAAATAA
- the nrdA gene encoding class 1a ribonucleoside-diphosphate reductase subunit alpha — MKNNIFVTKRDGRKEKINLDKIHKVLNWASAGLHDVSVSQVELCSRIQFYNNITTINIHETIIKAAADLISQETPDYQYMAARLAIFHLRKKAYGQFTPPELYDHVKKMVKLGKYDKELLYNYSYSEFIHMNSFIDHWRDMNFSYAAVKQLEGKYLIQNRISGEIYESAQFLYILISACIFSQYPKNIRMNYIERFYNAISTFKISLPTPIMSGVRTPTRQFSSCVLIECADNLNSINATASAVVKYVSQRAGIGINAGKIRALGSPIRNGEAFHTGCIPFYKYFQSAVKSCSQGGVRGGAATIFYPIWHFEVESLLVLKNNRGVEENRVRHLDYALQINKFMYQRMLSRGIITLFSPSDVPDLYEVFFSNQEKFKELYVNYENNNKIRKKTIKAVELFSLIMQERTSTGRIYIQHVDHCNTHSAFNPLLSPIKQSNLCLEITLPTKALNNIDDTQGEIALCTLSALNLGVIRDLKELKELTILSVRALDEILEYQNYPILAAKKSAISRRALGIGVINFAYYLAKNKVRYSDGSAKNLTHKTFEAIQYYLLDASCELAKEKGKCSLFHHTNYYLGKLPIDTYKKDIDEICHEPLHLDWDLLRLKIKKHGLRNSTLSALMPSETSSQISNATNGIEPPRGFISIKVSKDGILRQVVPEYKNLKSQYELLWDIPNNTGYLQLAGIMQKFIDQSISVNTNYDPKKFINNKIPMKQLLYDLLLAYKLGIKTLYYQNTRDGSEDHQDIIFDSTLENICDSGACTI, encoded by the coding sequence ATGAAAAATAATATTTTTGTTACTAAACGTGATGGAAGAAAAGAAAAAATTAATTTAGATAAAATTCACAAGGTATTAAATTGGGCATCAGCAGGACTTCATGATGTATCTGTATCACAAGTTGAATTATGTTCTCGAATTCAATTTTATAATAACATTACAACTATTAATATTCATGAAACAATTATTAAAGCTGCGGCTGATCTAATCTCGCAAGAAACACCAGACTATCAATATATGGCCGCAAGATTAGCAATTTTTCATCTTAGAAAAAAAGCATATGGTCAATTTACACCACCAGAATTATATGATCATGTTAAAAAAATGGTAAAATTAGGAAAATATGATAAAGAACTATTATATAACTATTCTTATTCAGAATTTATACATATGAACTCTTTTATTGATCATTGGCGAGATATGAATTTTTCATATGCAGCTGTAAAACAATTAGAAGGTAAATATTTAATACAAAATCGCATTAGTGGAGAAATATATGAAAGTGCACAATTTCTGTACATTTTAATATCTGCATGTATATTTTCTCAATATCCAAAAAATATCCGAATGAATTATATTGAACGTTTTTATAATGCTATTTCAACTTTTAAAATTTCATTACCTACACCTATTATGTCTGGAGTGAGAACACCAACTCGTCAATTTAGTTCTTGTGTGTTAATTGAATGTGCTGATAATTTAAATTCTATTAATGCTACTGCTAGTGCTGTTGTTAAATATGTTTCTCAACGTGCAGGAATTGGAATTAATGCCGGGAAAATTCGCGCATTAGGTAGTCCAATTAGAAATGGCGAAGCTTTTCATACTGGTTGCATACCTTTTTATAAATATTTTCAAAGTGCTGTAAAATCATGTTCACAAGGTGGTGTTAGAGGTGGAGCTGCAACAATTTTCTATCCAATTTGGCATTTTGAAGTAGAAAGTTTACTAGTTTTAAAAAACAATAGAGGAGTAGAAGAAAACAGAGTACGTCATCTTGATTACGCTCTTCAAATTAATAAATTCATGTATCAGAGAATGTTATCAAGAGGCATAATTACCTTATTTAGTCCTTCTGATGTACCTGATTTATATGAAGTTTTTTTTTCTAATCAAGAAAAATTTAAAGAATTGTATGTAAATTATGAAAATAATAACAAAATAAGAAAAAAAACTATTAAAGCAGTAGAATTATTTTCATTAATCATGCAAGAAAGAACTTCAACTGGACGAATTTATATACAACATGTTGATCATTGTAATACACATAGCGCATTTAATCCTTTACTATCTCCAATAAAACAATCTAATTTATGTTTAGAAATCACTTTGCCAACTAAAGCACTAAACAATATTGATGATACTCAAGGAGAAATTGCGCTATGCACATTATCAGCATTAAATTTAGGTGTAATTCGTGATCTTAAGGAATTAAAAGAACTAACAATATTATCTGTACGTGCACTCGACGAGATATTAGAATATCAAAATTATCCAATTTTAGCAGCTAAAAAATCAGCGATATCCAGACGTGCTCTTGGAATTGGTGTCATCAATTTTGCTTATTATTTAGCAAAAAATAAAGTTCGTTATTCAGATGGAAGCGCAAAAAATTTAACACATAAAACATTTGAAGCAATACAATATTACTTATTAGATGCATCATGTGAACTTGCAAAAGAAAAAGGAAAATGTTCTTTATTTCATCACACTAATTATTATTTAGGAAAGCTGCCTATTGATACATATAAAAAAGATATTGATGAAATATGTCATGAACCACTACACTTAGATTGGGATTTATTACGTTTAAAAATTAAAAAACATGGTTTAAGGAATTCGACACTATCTGCTTTAATGCCTTCAGAAACATCTTCACAAATATCTAATGCAACAAATGGTATTGAACCACCAAGAGGTTTCATTAGTATTAAAGTATCTAAAGATGGCATTTTAAGACAAGTAGTACCAGAATATAAAAATCTAAAATCACAATATGAATTACTTTGGGATATTCCAAATAATACAGGATATTTACAACTTGCGGGGATCATGCAAAAATTTATTGATCAATCGATTTCAGTTAATACTAATTATGATCCAAAAAAATTTATAAATAATAAAATTCCTATGAAACAACTTTTATATGATTTACTTTTAGCTTATAAACTAGGCATTAAAACACTATACTATCAAAATACTCGAGATGGTTCTGAGGATCATCAAGATATTATATTCGATTCTACATTAGAAAATATATGTGACAGTGGTGCATGTACTATATAA
- the pth gene encoding aminoacyl-tRNA hydrolase, whose amino-acid sequence MIVGLANPKKEYDNTRHNVGSWYIYALAKYYSQHFKKEDKFFGFTSFCKIESYYIRLFIPNIFMNINGQAIFKIASFYNFNLNEILIVHDDLELPPGTLKFKYSYGHNGHNGLRNIINIFNKKINFSRFRIGIGRPEEKKKVASFVLSMPTEEEKILIQKSILNAIEKKILINYLEI is encoded by the coding sequence ATGATAGTAGGATTAGCTAATCCAAAAAAAGAATATGATAATACACGTCATAATGTTGGTTCTTGGTATATTTATGCTTTAGCTAAATATTATTCACAACATTTTAAAAAAGAAGATAAATTTTTTGGTTTTACTTCTTTTTGTAAAATAGAGTCGTATTATATTCGTTTGTTTATACCAAATATTTTTATGAATATTAATGGACAAGCTATATTTAAAATAGCATCATTTTATAATTTTAATTTAAATGAAATATTAATAGTACATGATGATTTAGAGCTACCACCAGGTACTCTAAAATTTAAATATAGTTATGGTCATAATGGACATAATGGATTAAGAAATATTATTAATATTTTTAATAAAAAAATAAATTTTTCTCGATTTCGAATTGGAATTGGTCGTCCAGAAGAAAAGAAAAAAGTAGCCTCTTTTGTTTTGTCTATGCCTACAGAAGAAGAAAAAATTTTGATTCAAAAATCAATTTTAAATGCTATAGAAAAAAAAATTTTAATAAATTATCTAGAAATATAA
- a CDS encoding peroxiredoxin encodes MILVTQTAPNFIAPAVLKNGEIIETFDLKKYANGQSVILFFWPMDFTFVCPSEIIEFNQLYSEFQKRDVKIVGVSIDSVFVHQAWQKTLPKYGGIGKINFPMISDIKHDIQKSYGVEHPTLGVALRASFLIDCNWIIRHQIINDLPFGRNIHDMIRMVDALDFHNKFGEVCPANWKKGDKGIKASSEGISEYLSQYS; translated from the coding sequence ATGATTTTAGTAACACAAACTGCACCAAACTTTATAGCACCAGCAGTTTTAAAAAATGGTGAAATTATTGAGACATTTGATCTAAAAAAATATGCTAATGGTCAATCTGTTATACTATTCTTCTGGCCGATGGATTTTACTTTTGTCTGTCCTTCAGAAATTATAGAATTTAATCAATTATATTCAGAATTTCAAAAAAGAGATGTCAAAATTGTAGGTGTATCTATTGATAGTGTATTTGTTCATCAAGCATGGCAGAAAACACTACCAAAATATGGTGGTATTGGAAAAATTAATTTTCCTATGATTTCTGATATCAAACATGACATTCAAAAATCTTATGGAGTTGAACATCCAACATTAGGTGTAGCACTAAGAGCTTCATTTTTAATAGATTGTAATTGGATTATACGTCATCAAATTATTAATGATTTACCATTTGGTAGAAATATACATGATATGATACGTATGGTAGATGCGCTAGATTTTCATAATAAATTTGGAGAAGTATGTCCTGCTAATTGGAAAAAAGGAGACAAAGGTATCAAAGCTTCTTCTGAAGGAATTTCTGAATATCTAAGTCAGTATTCTTAA
- the grxD gene encoding Grx4 family monothiol glutaredoxin, producing MNIIEKIKNQIKNNIILIYMKGTPQSPSCGFSAQAVQALSACGEKFAYIDVLENEDIRHELPKYANWPTFPQLWINGELIGGCSIMLDMLENGALKELISKAVKKNIISSE from the coding sequence ATGAATATTATTGAGAAAATTAAAAATCAAATTAAAAATAATATAATTTTAATTTATATGAAAGGCACTCCTCAATCTCCTAGTTGTGGTTTCTCTGCTCAAGCAGTACAAGCTTTATCTGCTTGTGGTGAGAAATTTGCTTATATTGATGTTTTAGAAAATGAAGATATTAGACATGAGTTACCAAAATATGCTAATTGGCCAACATTTCCTCAGTTATGGATTAATGGTGAATTAATTGGTGGTTGTAGTATCATGCTTGATATGTTAGAAAATGGTGCATTAAAAGAATTAATATCAAAAGCAGTAAAAAAAAATATCATATCATCTGAATAA
- a CDS encoding DUF2076 domain-containing protein gives MKDEEKNLIENLFYRLKQTELNSSERDISADNLIQNLVSKQPASSYYMTQTILIQETAIKKMSNKIEELEKKIHKFNVEESNKKPSFLSSFFKTNPNFKPQSTSNDNNIWRNKENISQSNYANSSIPNSPMSQSLPVVNHYPTGNNRSNGFLSSALQTATGVAGGMILGNMLMNVFNHSKPEEEIFDTVHSSYTSISDNHIEENFFDKNENNDLINYKHNDINSNKYESNSEDFDNNATDDFDANDDNFI, from the coding sequence ATGAAAGACGAAGAAAAAAATTTAATAGAAAATTTATTTTATCGTTTAAAACAAACTGAATTAAATTCTTCTGAAAGAGATATATCAGCAGATAATTTAATTCAAAATTTAGTTTCTAAACAACCTGCTTCTTCTTATTATATGACTCAAACAATATTGATTCAAGAAACAGCTATTAAGAAAATGAGCAACAAAATTGAGGAATTAGAAAAAAAAATTCATAAATTCAATGTAGAAGAATCTAATAAAAAACCTAGTTTCTTATCTAGTTTTTTTAAAACAAATCCTAATTTTAAACCGCAATCCACATCTAATGATAATAATATTTGGAGAAATAAAGAAAATATTTCACAATCTAATTATGCTAATTCATCTATTCCTAATTCACCTATGTCTCAATCTTTACCTGTTGTTAATCATTACCCTACTGGGAATAATAGAAGTAATGGTTTTTTAAGCAGTGCTTTACAGACAGCTACAGGTGTAGCAGGTGGTATGATTTTAGGAAATATGTTAATGAATGTATTCAATCATAGTAAACCAGAAGAAGAAATATTTGATACTGTTCATTCATCTTATACATCAATATCAGATAATCATATAGAAGAAAATTTTTTTGATAAAAATGAAAATAATGATTTAATAAATTATAAACATAATGATATAAATTCTAATAAATATGAATCAAATTCAGAAGATTTTGATAATAACGCTACAGATGATTTTGATGCTAATGATGATAATTTTATTTAA
- the nadK gene encoding NAD(+) kinase codes for MKQYFSSIGIIGRPRFTNALMTHKKLYKWLIKNGYEVIVECSIAQELKLDNPKTATLSEIGQLCDLAIVIGGDGNLLCAARILSFYNIKIIGINRGNLGFLTDLNPETSLKKLSEVLSGKYFLENRFMLDVKICQKNIVSKSSIAINEVVLHTKHLAHMIEFEVYIDNKFSFAQRADGLIISTPTGSTGYSLSAGGPIIAGSLEAIVLIPMFPHTLSARPLVIESNSVICLRFSDIEKNLKISCDSQNILTVKKNESVVIRRSHYYLNLIHPKSYNYFKTLNSKLNWSKKFF; via the coding sequence ATGAAGCAATATTTTAGTTCTATTGGAATTATTGGACGTCCACGTTTCACAAACGCATTAATGACGCATAAAAAATTATATAAATGGTTGATCAAAAATGGTTACGAAGTGATTGTAGAATGTTCTATCGCTCAAGAATTAAAATTAGATAATCCTAAAACTGCTACATTATCTGAAATTGGACAATTATGTGATTTAGCAATTGTTATAGGAGGAGATGGTAATTTATTATGTGCAGCACGTATTTTATCATTTTATAACATTAAAATTATTGGAATTAATAGAGGTAACTTAGGTTTTTTAACTGATTTAAATCCAGAAACTAGTCTAAAAAAATTATCAGAAGTATTGTCTGGAAAATATTTTTTAGAGAATCGTTTTATGTTAGACGTAAAAATTTGTCAAAAAAATATAGTGTCTAAATCTAGTATAGCAATTAATGAAGTAGTATTACATACTAAGCATTTAGCTCATATGATAGAATTTGAAGTATATATTGATAATAAATTTTCTTTTGCTCAGAGAGCTGATGGATTAATCATTTCAACTCCAACAGGTTCAACTGGTTATTCACTTTCAGCTGGTGGACCAATTATTGCAGGTTCTTTAGAAGCTATTGTATTAATTCCTATGTTTCCACATACTTTGTCTGCTCGTCCTTTAGTCATTGAGAGTAATAGTGTTATTTGTTTAAGATTTTCTGATATTGAAAAAAACTTAAAAATTAGCTGTGATAGTCAAAATATTTTAACAGTTAAAAAAAATGAAAGTGTTGTTATTCGTAGAAGTCATTATTATTTAAATCTCATTCATCCTAAAAGCTATAATTATTTTAAAACATTAAATTCTAAATTAAATTGGTCTAAAAAATTTTTTTAA
- the gyrA gene encoding DNA topoisomerase (ATP-hydrolyzing) subunit A, giving the protein MKDAAKDIIHVNIEEELKRSYLDYSMSVIIGRALPDVRDGLKPVHRRILFAMYVLNNDWNKAYKKSARVVGDVIGKYHPHGDSAVYDAIVRMAQNFSLRYMLIDGQGNFGSIDGDSAAAMRYTEVRMSKIAHELLNDLEKNTVEFLSNYDGTEKIPEILPAKIPNLLINGSSGIAVGMATNIPPHNLHEVINGCLAYIDNQNITLPELIKHIPGPDFPTAGIINGTSGIEEAYRTGKGKIYIRARNKIEKNKKNKKESIIFDEIPYQVNKSRLIEKIAELVKDKRIDGITALRDESDKDGMRIVVEVKRETISEIILNQLYALTPLQISFGINMVALCHGQPKVLSLKEILKNFLSHRQEIIIRRSIFELNKISNRIHILEGFNTAFININLIIELIKLSGNSTDAKNAIIQKQWMSEDIKKYNFTQSKNIILPQSDNKKYFFSKIQAQAILDLRLHKLTNLEQKKILLEYNDLKKRQQELKEILDNPNCMLNVIKSELLSIQNNFSDKRRTKITNNHPNINIEDLITQEDVVVTLSHSGYVKYQPLSDYNAQRRGGKGKSAAKIKEKDFIESLVIANTHDTILCFSSKGILYWMKVYQLPESSRHAKGKPIVNLLPLSTNERITAILPVNEYQDNLNIFMTTAYGIVKKSSLKQFKKPRFSGIIAINLHEHDELIGVALTNGNNHIMLFTQNGKVVQFLENSVRTMGRTASGVKGIKIKKNDKVVSLIVPKNEGSILIATENGYGKRTKIIDFPIKSRATQGVISIKITKKNGKIIGAIQVFEKDQIMMITNAGTLVRIRVSEIGILGRNTQGVILIRTSKKEQVVALQRIIEPI; this is encoded by the coding sequence ATGAAAGATGCTGCAAAAGATATTATACACGTTAATATTGAAGAAGAATTAAAAAGATCTTATCTAGATTATTCTATGTCTGTGATAATTGGTCGTGCATTACCTGATGTCAGAGATGGTTTAAAACCTGTACATCGTAGAATACTTTTTGCAATGTATGTTTTAAATAATGATTGGAATAAAGCATATAAAAAATCTGCTCGAGTCGTAGGTGATGTCATAGGAAAATATCACCCACATGGTGATTCTGCCGTATATGATGCAATAGTTCGTATGGCTCAAAATTTTTCATTACGTTATATGCTTATTGATGGTCAAGGTAATTTTGGTTCTATAGATGGTGATTCTGCAGCAGCTATGAGATATACGGAAGTTCGCATGTCTAAAATCGCTCATGAATTATTAAATGATTTGGAAAAAAATACTGTTGAATTTTTATCTAATTATGATGGAACTGAAAAAATTCCTGAAATACTACCAGCAAAAATACCTAATCTTTTAATAAATGGTTCGTCAGGAATAGCTGTTGGAATGGCTACAAATATTCCTCCGCATAATTTACATGAAGTAATTAATGGATGTTTAGCTTATATTGATAATCAAAATATTACTCTTCCAGAGCTTATTAAGCATATTCCAGGACCAGATTTTCCAACAGCAGGTATTATTAACGGAACATCAGGTATTGAAGAGGCTTATCGTACAGGAAAAGGTAAAATTTATATTCGAGCACGTAATAAAATTGAAAAAAACAAAAAAAACAAAAAAGAATCTATTATATTTGATGAAATACCGTATCAAGTGAATAAATCACGTTTAATTGAAAAAATAGCAGAATTAGTAAAAGATAAAAGAATTGATGGTATTACTGCTTTACGTGATGAGTCTGACAAAGATGGTATGAGAATTGTTGTAGAAGTTAAACGAGAAACAATATCTGAAATAATTTTAAATCAATTATACGCTTTAACTCCATTGCAAATATCTTTTGGTATTAATATGGTAGCTTTATGTCACGGACAGCCAAAAGTTTTATCTTTAAAAGAAATATTAAAAAATTTTTTATCTCATAGACAAGAAATAATTATCAGACGTAGTATTTTTGAATTAAATAAGATATCAAATCGTATTCATATTCTAGAAGGATTTAACACTGCATTTATAAATATTAATTTAATTATTGAGCTTATCAAACTTTCAGGTAACTCAACTGATGCTAAAAATGCAATAATTCAAAAACAATGGATGTCTGAAGATATAAAAAAATATAATTTTACACAATCAAAAAATATAATATTACCTCAATCTGATAATAAAAAATATTTTTTTAGTAAAATACAAGCACAAGCTATATTAGATTTACGTTTACATAAATTAACAAATTTAGAACAAAAAAAAATTCTTTTAGAATATAATGATTTAAAAAAAAGACAACAAGAATTAAAAGAAATACTTGACAATCCCAATTGCATGTTAAATGTCATTAAATCAGAATTATTATCAATACAAAATAATTTTAGTGATAAAAGACGGACAAAAATTACTAATAATCATCCTAATATTAATATCGAAGATTTAATTACCCAAGAAGATGTAGTAGTTACGTTATCTCATTCAGGATATGTAAAATATCAACCACTGTCTGATTATAATGCTCAAAGACGTGGTGGAAAAGGAAAATCAGCTGCAAAAATAAAAGAAAAAGATTTTATAGAAAGTTTAGTTATAGCAAATACACATGACACAATATTATGTTTTTCTAGTAAAGGTATTTTATATTGGATGAAAGTATATCAATTACCGGAATCTAGTAGACATGCTAAAGGTAAACCTATAGTTAATCTGTTACCATTAAGTACTAATGAAAGAATTACAGCTATATTACCAGTAAATGAATATCAAGATAATCTTAATATCTTTATGACTACTGCATATGGAATAGTAAAAAAAAGTTCTTTAAAACAATTTAAAAAACCTAGATTTTCCGGAATTATAGCTATTAATTTACATGAGCATGATGAATTAATTGGGGTAGCTCTGACAAACGGTAACAATCATATTATGTTATTTACACAAAATGGAAAAGTAGTACAATTTTTAGAAAATAGTGTTAGAACAATGGGTAGAACTGCTTCTGGAGTTAAAGGTATTAAAATTAAGAAAAACGATAAAGTTGTATCATTAATAGTTCCTAAAAATGAAGGATCTATTTTAATAGCAACAGAAAATGGATATGGAAAACGTACAAAAATAATTGATTTTCCTATTAAATCACGCGCAACACAAGGTGTAATATCAATTAAAATTACAAAAAAAAATGGAAAAATTATAGGAGCAATACAAGTTTTTGAAAAAGATCAAATTATGATGATTACTAATGCAGGTACATTAGTCAGAATTAGAGTATCAGAAATTGGAATATTAGGACGTAATACACAAGGTGTCATATTAATAAGAACATCAAAAAAAGAACAAGTTGTTGCTTTACAAAGAATTATCGAACCTATATAA
- a CDS encoding Fe-Mn family superoxide dismutase, translating to MSYVLPSLPYSYNALEPFFDEETMKIHHTKHHQNYINNTNSILENTTFSSLSIHELISIFNEIILDNKNLLRNNAGGHINHCFFWKILKIGTVLTSTFKREIEKQFNTFELFKEQFELAALNHFGSGWVWLVNQNGILSIVSTANQDNPLMGKTISNTYGDPIIGLDLWEHAYYLKYQNRRLDYIKSFWNVVNWERATDLLQR from the coding sequence ATGAGTTATGTTCTTCCTTCTTTACCTTATTCATATAATGCATTAGAGCCTTTTTTTGATGAAGAGACTATGAAAATTCATCATACTAAACATCATCAAAATTATATTAATAATACTAATTCTATTTTAGAAAATACAACTTTTTCTTCGCTATCTATTCATGAATTAATTTCTATTTTTAATGAGATTATTTTAGATAATAAAAATTTATTACGTAATAATGCAGGTGGACATATAAACCATTGTTTTTTCTGGAAAATTTTAAAAATTGGAACTGTTCTAACGAGTACTTTTAAACGAGAAATAGAAAAACAATTTAATACTTTTGAGCTTTTTAAAGAACAGTTTGAATTAGCGGCTCTAAATCATTTTGGATCTGGTTGGGTATGGTTAGTTAATCAAAATGGTATTTTATCTATCGTTTCCACTGCTAATCAAGATAATCCATTAATGGGTAAAACAATATCTAATACTTATGGTGACCCTATTATTGGTTTAGATCTTTGGGAACATGCTTATTATTTAAAATATCAAAATAGAAGATTAGATTATATTAAATCTTTTTGGAACGTCGTTAATTGGGAAAGAGCAACAGATCTTTTACAAAGATAA